Proteins from a genomic interval of bacterium:
- a CDS encoding Rieske 2Fe-2S domain-containing protein: protein MDLKDYKVTNDLSRATTIPRRWYADPQFLQEERRKIFWKTWQPAGHINEVSRPGDYLAFEVQGEPVVITRSQDGKLQAFSNVCRHRAHPVASGKGNRKSLQCPYHGWTYSLNGELLAAPEFEGVQDWNQSEVCLPHLPVETWGPYVFVNLGGEAPSFTEILGKIPVEVQREGFPVDRMQFIERRDYIVPCNWKVYIDNYLEGYHIPMAHPGLFREIDYAQYRVDTFRYYASSHAPIRPAKEGEMLGRDRRYVRTETESRALYYWIFPNFMINIYPDNLQANIILPVDVDKTLTIFEWFFLGPGTGEGWESLQQSIGFSDQIQQEDIELCTQVQRGLQSESYQQGRLSVKRENGVHHFHRLLHEFLSA, encoded by the coding sequence TTGGATCTGAAGGATTATAAAGTAACCAACGATTTATCGCGCGCAACTACAATCCCGCGGCGATGGTATGCTGATCCGCAATTCTTACAGGAAGAGCGTAGAAAAATTTTCTGGAAAACATGGCAGCCCGCCGGACATATCAACGAAGTCTCGAGACCGGGTGATTATCTGGCTTTCGAAGTGCAGGGGGAACCGGTGGTGATCACGCGCTCACAAGACGGTAAACTGCAAGCATTTTCGAATGTTTGCCGGCACCGCGCGCATCCGGTGGCTTCCGGCAAAGGGAATCGCAAAAGTCTTCAGTGCCCTTATCACGGCTGGACCTATTCGCTGAACGGCGAGTTGTTGGCTGCTCCGGAGTTTGAAGGAGTGCAGGATTGGAATCAGTCAGAAGTGTGTTTGCCGCATCTTCCCGTGGAAACATGGGGTCCGTATGTTTTCGTGAATCTCGGCGGGGAAGCGCCATCCTTTACGGAAATTCTGGGGAAGATTCCAGTGGAGGTGCAGCGCGAAGGTTTTCCAGTGGATCGGATGCAGTTTATCGAGCGAAGAGATTATATCGTTCCCTGTAACTGGAAAGTTTACATCGATAATTATCTTGAGGGTTATCACATTCCGATGGCTCATCCCGGTTTGTTCAGAGAAATTGATTATGCACAGTACAGAGTCGATACTTTTCGCTATTACGCGTCCTCGCATGCTCCGATACGTCCTGCAAAGGAAGGGGAGATGCTTGGTCGTGACCGCAGATATGTGCGAACGGAAACGGAATCCAGGGCGTTGTACTACTGGATCTTTCCGAACTTCATGATCAATATTTATCCCGACAATCTGCAAGCGAATATCATTTTACCGGTCGATGTGGACAAGACTCTCACGATTTTCGAATGGTTTTTTCTTGGTCCTGGGACAGGGGAAGGCTGGGAGTCGTTGCAGCAATCGATTGGTTTCAGCGATCAGATACAGCAGGAAGACATCGAGCTATGCACGCAAGTCCAGCGAGGTCTGCAATCGGAAAGTTACCAGCAAGGCCGTTTGTCCGTGAAACGCGAAAACGGCGTCCACCATTTCCACCGTTTACTGCACGAATTCCTGAGCGCTTAA
- a CDS encoding ABC transporter substrate-binding protein, whose protein sequence is MKYLSVILAFVLFSCSKQDELVVASKNFSEQVILGELLSQHIEQTLKVPVERKLNLGGTFICHNALIAGQIDVYVEYTGTAYTAILKREPKNNPKEVLAETKAAYRDRGISAEWTSPLGFNNTFAMIIRGEDARRLGIKTISESAKYTPQWKAGFGYEFMERKDGFPGLSDRYGLKFAETPKIMDLTLTYKAVAEKQVDFIAGNSTDGLIAKLDLFVLEDDRYYFPPYQAAPVVRIDTLKRFPGLREALNQLGGKITEKEMRQMNYAVDVEHRDVKQVVADFLKRRFPVGSEGL, encoded by the coding sequence GTGAAATATTTATCCGTAATTCTCGCCTTCGTACTCTTCTCTTGCAGTAAGCAGGATGAACTTGTTGTCGCTTCCAAGAATTTCAGTGAACAGGTCATTCTGGGTGAACTGTTGTCGCAGCACATTGAGCAGACGTTGAAGGTTCCGGTTGAACGCAAATTGAATTTGGGCGGGACATTCATCTGTCACAACGCACTCATCGCCGGGCAGATCGATGTTTACGTCGAGTACACGGGAACTGCATATACAGCCATTTTGAAAAGAGAACCGAAAAATAATCCGAAAGAAGTTCTTGCAGAAACAAAAGCTGCTTATCGTGATAGGGGGATTAGCGCCGAGTGGACATCTCCGCTTGGTTTCAACAACACATTTGCCATGATCATTCGTGGTGAGGATGCGCGCAGATTGGGGATTAAAACGATTTCTGAAAGCGCAAAATATACGCCGCAATGGAAAGCTGGTTTTGGATACGAATTCATGGAACGGAAAGATGGTTTTCCCGGACTTTCTGACAGGTATGGTTTAAAGTTTGCCGAAACGCCAAAAATCATGGATTTAACCTTAACTTACAAAGCGGTTGCTGAAAAACAAGTGGATTTCATCGCGGGAAATTCGACGGACGGCTTAATTGCGAAATTGGATCTGTTTGTGCTGGAAGATGATAGATATTATTTTCCTCCTTATCAGGCAGCGCCCGTTGTAAGAATAGACACTCTAAAAAGATTTCCAGGCTTGCGGGAAGCTCTCAATCAACTCGGAGGAAAAATTACCGAAAAGGAAATGAGACAGATGAACTACGCCGTGGACGTTGAACACCGCGATGTGAAACAGGTAGTTGCGGATTTCTTGAAGAGGAGGTTTCCCGTTGGATCTGAAGGATTATAA
- a CDS encoding aconitase family protein produces MKLIQTPQPARLKEVPRASHPQIAIDEAGETLGVQPHWIRGKALIFWDPKRPDKKLDAIDTDQITPAKYCVSETLDQLDEKWKEGAFRYLMPEFRERVHRGETFLIAGDRFGIGSSREMSPAGLKAVAEEVGKELVIVCGHNMGDIFRRNAFNLGLEVVQCPEAVEDAQEGDDLAFDVTSRKLINETQKKQYESVPLTPKEDEIRRTGGIFVMGRREFAESARTAPRIEWPDPHIARGLTTTEQIVWAHRVDKSAEVQPGATLRVYADLLPASDGTAPFAIHTFNQITGGNRIYPRQAAVANDHFVFTGKQEDENQTSISRAFAELNEMKKPYYATPGDGIFHFYFPEQGLVVPGQFIPGADSHSRAYGAYGAVGYGVGSTTLGFGWSTGYVYFTLAKARRVVFSGRLQPWVSGKDIVLKLLERWGTKQSQGMSVEFVDTEKQLPVAYRNTIANMMAEAEAQNGIFVADEITYEWYRSKGMLELPHPHVQPGENAHYEINEILDLSDVVPMIAKPYSPGNAFPAEEVAREKIPFDKAYIGSCTNGSYDDLLQAALVLFAARKTGVKQAARDFVIFPGSRGVKVAIENPDPRLDGESIAQVLRSVGGLIRDSWCGPCFGQGEDALKKGERAITSFNRNWQNRMGVGGEGFLASPAVVAASALLGYMAPPSELRIAWDPALYGV; encoded by the coding sequence ATGAAGTTGATTCAAACACCGCAACCGGCCCGTTTAAAAGAAGTACCGCGCGCGTCTCACCCTCAGATTGCGATTGACGAAGCTGGCGAGACACTGGGAGTGCAGCCGCATTGGATTCGCGGGAAAGCTTTGATTTTCTGGGATCCCAAACGGCCTGATAAGAAATTGGATGCGATTGATACCGATCAAATCACGCCCGCCAAATACTGCGTGTCGGAAACACTCGATCAGCTGGATGAAAAGTGGAAGGAGGGGGCGTTCCGTTATTTAATGCCGGAATTTCGCGAAAGAGTTCATCGCGGCGAAACATTTCTGATCGCAGGAGATCGATTCGGCATCGGATCCTCCCGTGAAATGAGTCCTGCGGGACTCAAAGCTGTTGCGGAAGAAGTAGGCAAAGAACTTGTCATCGTTTGCGGGCACAACATGGGCGATATTTTCCGGCGCAATGCGTTCAACCTGGGTCTTGAAGTTGTGCAGTGTCCGGAAGCTGTCGAAGATGCGCAAGAGGGTGACGATCTTGCGTTTGATGTGACGAGCCGGAAACTGATCAATGAAACTCAAAAGAAACAATATGAGTCGGTTCCGCTTACTCCGAAAGAAGATGAGATCCGGCGCACCGGTGGAATTTTTGTAATGGGGCGTCGCGAGTTCGCAGAATCCGCGCGCACCGCGCCACGCATAGAGTGGCCGGATCCCCACATCGCGCGTGGCTTAACGACCACGGAACAAATTGTCTGGGCACATCGCGTGGATAAGAGCGCGGAAGTCCAACCGGGCGCCACTCTTCGAGTTTATGCTGACCTGCTTCCGGCCTCCGATGGAACTGCGCCCTTTGCCATTCATACTTTCAATCAGATCACAGGCGGAAACAGAATCTATCCGCGCCAGGCGGCGGTAGCAAACGATCATTTTGTTTTTACCGGCAAACAAGAAGACGAAAATCAGACTTCCATATCGCGCGCGTTTGCTGAATTGAATGAAATGAAGAAGCCGTACTATGCAACGCCAGGCGATGGCATTTTTCATTTCTATTTTCCTGAACAGGGGCTCGTGGTTCCAGGCCAATTCATTCCGGGCGCTGATTCGCACAGTCGCGCATATGGAGCGTATGGCGCGGTGGGTTATGGAGTTGGCTCTACGACTCTCGGTTTTGGCTGGTCTACAGGTTACGTTTACTTCACGCTAGCGAAAGCGCGACGCGTTGTTTTCTCGGGACGATTGCAGCCGTGGGTCAGTGGAAAGGATATTGTGTTGAAACTGCTGGAGCGATGGGGAACAAAACAATCACAGGGAATGTCGGTGGAATTTGTGGACACCGAAAAACAATTGCCCGTTGCGTATCGAAACACGATTGCAAACATGATGGCGGAAGCCGAAGCACAAAATGGAATTTTCGTGGCAGATGAAATTACTTATGAGTGGTACAGGTCCAAAGGTATGCTGGAGCTTCCCCATCCTCACGTCCAACCGGGTGAGAATGCGCATTATGAAATCAATGAAATCCTGGATCTATCAGATGTAGTTCCGATGATTGCAAAACCTTATAGCCCAGGAAACGCATTTCCTGCCGAAGAAGTGGCGCGCGAAAAGATTCCGTTTGACAAGGCTTACATCGGCTCCTGCACCAACGGCAGCTATGATGATCTTTTGCAGGCTGCGCTGGTGCTGTTTGCCGCGCGCAAAACCGGAGTCAAACAGGCCGCCCGGGATTTTGTAATTTTTCCAGGATCACGCGGCGTGAAAGTAGCGATTGAAAATCCGGATCCGCGTCTTGATGGAGAATCGATCGCGCAAGTGTTGCGCTCGGTGGGAGGGTTGATCCGGGATTCCTGGTGCGGTCCTTGCTTCGGACAGGGTGAAGACGCCTTGAAAAAGGGCGAACGCGCAATCACTTCTTTCAACCGCAACTGGCAAAATAGAATGGGAGTCGGCGGTGAAGGGTTTCTGGCGAGTCCAGCCGTTGTTGCCGCATCCGCGCTGCTCGGCTACATGGCCCCACCGAGCGAACTTCGAATAGCGTGGGACCCTGCACTCTACGGCGTTTAA
- a CDS encoding diacylglycerol kinase family lipid kinase, which translates to MMSHLPYIIVNPKSGRGMTERRWASHADAIRTHFGPFECEFTKEPGHGMELAEEQARKGRELIVAVGGDGTVSEVANGILKATSGTALGLLPGGSGGDFRRTLKIPAGFVEATKHLRNAQDHLMDAGKLAYVDHQGNERTRFFVNTASFGMSGAVASRANRSGKLLGGTLTYATATMRTMMNFETPEISLQVDDQTPKRIKIIIVCVANGPSFGGGMRIAPDAKLNDGLFDVVIAGDMHAMELLLKSYRLYSGTHLSMEKMALIQGRTIRALPVRQTDNILLEVDGETPGRLPVRIELLPQVLRVRC; encoded by the coding sequence ATGATGTCACATCTTCCCTACATCATAGTAAATCCGAAATCAGGGCGCGGTATGACGGAGCGCCGGTGGGCTTCTCACGCGGATGCGATCCGTACGCATTTCGGGCCGTTCGAGTGCGAATTCACGAAGGAACCCGGGCACGGGATGGAGCTTGCGGAGGAGCAGGCCAGAAAAGGGCGAGAGCTCATTGTTGCAGTGGGAGGTGATGGAACGGTTTCGGAAGTTGCCAACGGAATTCTCAAAGCAACATCAGGTACTGCACTGGGACTGTTGCCCGGTGGAAGCGGCGGTGATTTTCGTCGCACACTCAAAATACCTGCCGGTTTTGTGGAAGCGACCAAACATTTAAGGAATGCTCAAGACCATCTGATGGATGCGGGAAAGTTAGCGTACGTCGATCATCAGGGAAATGAGCGCACGCGATTTTTCGTGAATACCGCTTCGTTCGGGATGAGCGGCGCTGTTGCCAGCCGCGCGAATCGCTCCGGAAAATTGCTTGGAGGCACTCTCACTTATGCGACCGCAACGATGCGCACCATGATGAACTTTGAAACGCCTGAGATATCCTTGCAGGTGGATGATCAGACTCCGAAAAGAATCAAAATCATCATCGTGTGCGTTGCGAATGGCCCATCTTTTGGTGGCGGCATGCGCATCGCTCCGGACGCAAAACTAAATGATGGTCTTTTTGATGTGGTGATCGCGGGGGACATGCACGCAATGGAGTTACTGCTAAAATCTTACCGGCTCTATTCGGGAACTCATCTTTCGATGGAAAAGATGGCATTAATTCAAGGTCGAACGATTCGGGCCCTTCCGGTTCGCCAAACGGATAACATTCTTTTGGAAGTGGATGGTGAGACTCCGGGACGCCTTCCGGTCAGGATCGAGCTACTTCCCCAAGTCTTGCGGGTGCGGTGCTAA
- a CDS encoding DinB family protein: protein MKEVKRILDQLKRSFEGEAWHGPSVREVLANVNAEKALAHPVPAAHSIWEITLHVAAWQHYVCKRLEGDPFEATPEQDWPPIASKDDEGWQNSLQKLEEGYQKLVAEISRLSDQDLDEKEVPGKQYSLYFMIHGVIQHNLFHAGQISLLKRA, encoded by the coding sequence ATGAAAGAAGTGAAGCGCATTTTAGATCAATTAAAACGTTCGTTCGAAGGAGAAGCATGGCACGGACCCTCTGTGCGCGAAGTGCTGGCGAACGTAAATGCTGAAAAGGCGCTGGCACATCCTGTCCCGGCGGCTCACAGCATCTGGGAAATCACTCTTCATGTTGCCGCGTGGCAGCATTATGTATGCAAGCGGTTGGAAGGCGACCCCTTCGAAGCCACACCCGAACAGGATTGGCCGCCGATCGCTTCCAAAGATGACGAGGGCTGGCAAAATTCATTGCAGAAACTGGAAGAAGGTTACCAAAAACTGGTTGCCGAAATTTCACGCCTGAGCGATCAGGATCTGGATGAAAAGGAAGTTCCCGGGAAACAATATAGTCTCTACTTCATGATTCATGGAGTCATTCAGCATAATCTGTTTCATGCAGGCCAGATCTCGTTGCTCAAACGAGCTTAA
- the folB gene encoding dihydroneopterin aldolase, producing the protein MHRDKIIIKGLHCSVRLGVKKEEQEVKRNCELDFWIYYDLSAAGRSDDLDLTVNYSKVIDIVQSLSQTVQYKLLESFAFRLFEEIFRNTTARRIRLRVKKMNPPIEARFQYVGVELVRNREEFIREEGK; encoded by the coding sequence ATGCACAGAGATAAGATCATCATCAAAGGGCTACATTGTTCGGTCCGGCTTGGAGTCAAGAAGGAAGAACAGGAAGTCAAACGGAACTGCGAGCTGGATTTCTGGATCTATTACGATCTTTCGGCTGCAGGACGTTCCGATGATCTCGATCTAACTGTCAATTACAGCAAAGTCATCGACATCGTGCAGAGCCTATCGCAGACCGTCCAATACAAGCTTCTTGAATCTTTTGCCTTTCGCCTGTTTGAAGAGATTTTCCGGAACACAACCGCGCGCAGGATCCGTTTGCGAGTTAAGAAAATGAATCCTCCAATCGAGGCCCGGTTTCAATACGTGGGTGTCGAGCTTGTTCGCAACAGGGAAGAATTTATCCGGGAAGAAGGAAAATGA
- a CDS encoding NAD-dependent succinate-semialdehyde dehydrogenase, which produces MPIESINPATGELIRSYPEMTPQQFNEIIESSHRTFSEWKQTPFSHRAPLMKKAGEILKSKKEEFARMMTLEMGKTVAQGHAEVEKCSWVCDYYADHAERFLTPEIVQTDASKSFVAFQPLGVVLAIMPWNFPFWQVFRFAAPALMAGNSGLLKHASNVSGCALQIEQIFRDAGFPPDLFRALLVAGSRVSAVIEHPHVKAVTLTGSTPAGKSVAEKSGSLLKKTVLELGGSDPYIILEDANLESTVDTCVTSRLINAGQSCIAAKRFIVVESLRKKFEEMFVQKMRAKRMGDPMEPGLDLGPQAKEDLRNDLHKQVQQSIEMGARVLLGAQLPDGKGAYYPPTVLTDVKKGMPAHDEELFGPVAAIISAKDEEDAIRIANDSPFGLGAAVFTQDIARGERIAAEKIEAGCCFVNAFVKSDPRLPFGGIKESGYGRELSHFGIREFVNIKTVYIK; this is translated from the coding sequence ATGCCTATCGAATCCATCAATCCAGCCACCGGCGAACTGATCCGCAGTTATCCTGAAATGACTCCACAACAGTTCAACGAAATCATCGAATCTTCTCATCGCACATTTTCGGAATGGAAACAGACTCCCTTTTCTCATCGCGCTCCGTTGATGAAGAAAGCAGGTGAAATTCTGAAGAGCAAGAAAGAGGAATTCGCAAGAATGATGACCCTCGAAATGGGAAAAACGGTCGCGCAGGGGCACGCGGAAGTGGAGAAATGCTCATGGGTCTGCGATTACTATGCAGATCATGCGGAAAGGTTTCTCACGCCTGAAATTGTTCAGACTGATGCATCTAAAAGTTTCGTCGCTTTTCAGCCACTTGGAGTGGTGCTTGCGATCATGCCCTGGAATTTTCCTTTCTGGCAAGTATTTCGATTTGCCGCTCCCGCGCTAATGGCGGGAAATTCCGGACTTCTAAAACATGCTTCGAATGTTTCAGGATGCGCTCTGCAGATCGAACAGATATTTCGTGATGCAGGATTTCCGCCGGATCTGTTCCGCGCATTGCTTGTTGCGGGTTCGAGGGTTTCCGCCGTGATTGAACATCCACACGTAAAAGCTGTCACGCTTACCGGCAGCACACCGGCCGGAAAATCAGTCGCTGAAAAATCCGGATCTTTGTTGAAAAAAACTGTTTTGGAATTGGGCGGTAGCGATCCTTACATCATCCTGGAAGACGCAAACCTGGAATCAACGGTCGACACATGCGTTACCTCAAGGTTGATCAACGCAGGACAAAGTTGTATTGCGGCCAAACGATTTATCGTTGTTGAAAGTCTCCGCAAAAAATTTGAGGAGATGTTTGTTCAAAAGATGAGAGCGAAACGGATGGGCGACCCAATGGAGCCGGGCCTGGATCTGGGTCCACAGGCGAAAGAGGATCTTCGTAATGATCTGCACAAACAGGTGCAACAAAGCATTGAAATGGGCGCGCGCGTTTTGCTGGGCGCTCAACTTCCCGATGGGAAAGGCGCTTACTATCCGCCGACCGTGCTAACAGATGTGAAAAAAGGAATGCCCGCGCACGATGAAGAATTATTTGGTCCGGTGGCTGCCATCATTTCTGCAAAAGATGAAGAGGATGCCATCCGGATCGCAAACGATTCCCCGTTTGGTCTGGGCGCTGCAGTTTTTACTCAGGACATTGCTCGCGGCGAACGGATCGCTGCGGAGAAAATCGAAGCCGGTTGTTGTTTTGTGAATGCGTTTGTCAAATCGGATCCGCGGCTCCCCTTTGGCGGCATCAAAGAATCCGGCTACGGACGCGAGCTCTCACATTTCGGCATCCGCGAGTTTGTGAATATAAAAACAGTGTACATTAAGTAG
- a CDS encoding DUF1326 domain-containing protein gives MNLYCKFVLLIFVSVVVAFAAVSLMAEEKPAESKKVYWKIAGQLEEACKCNAACPCWFGSKPTHMNCGGQLVYFITKGKYGDASLDGLAFARTGQSPDGQAMMDAFGNWVFDYSYIDEKANAEQRKALEEISWMIMSKASANVKVLYVPITRKIDGNVHQITIGEVGTFSAHLMEGGLGGTPKISNAPGADPIRAEFQQGTTDAFKYTDASQNWNSQGSNYMFTNFEVDSEQYEKFNSMMMQKMEEMKKKKGTEHHH, from the coding sequence ATGAATCTATATTGCAAGTTTGTTCTGTTGATATTTGTCTCGGTCGTTGTCGCTTTTGCCGCTGTTTCGTTGATGGCGGAAGAGAAACCAGCCGAATCAAAGAAAGTGTATTGGAAAATAGCAGGGCAGTTGGAAGAAGCCTGCAAGTGTAACGCGGCTTGTCCGTGCTGGTTTGGTTCAAAGCCGACCCATATGAATTGTGGTGGCCAACTGGTGTATTTCATTACCAAGGGCAAGTACGGAGATGCGTCGCTGGATGGTCTTGCTTTTGCCCGGACGGGACAAAGTCCGGATGGCCAGGCAATGATGGATGCGTTTGGAAACTGGGTATTTGACTACTCCTATATTGATGAAAAGGCGAATGCCGAGCAACGAAAAGCGCTGGAAGAAATCTCCTGGATGATTATGTCGAAGGCATCCGCCAACGTGAAGGTTCTGTACGTTCCGATTACGCGTAAAATCGATGGCAACGTTCACCAAATCACTATCGGAGAGGTCGGAACATTCTCCGCGCATTTAATGGAAGGCGGACTTGGTGGGACTCCGAAGATCAGTAACGCACCCGGAGCGGACCCAATTCGCGCGGAATTCCAGCAAGGAACAACCGATGCGTTCAAGTACACCGATGCATCGCAGAACTGGAATAGTCAGGGCTCCAATTACATGTTCACAAACTTTGAGGTGGACAGCGAGCAATATGAAAAGTTCAACTCTATGATGATGCAGAAGATGGAGGAGATGAAAAAGAAAAAGGGAACAGAGCATCACCACTAG
- a CDS encoding amidohydrolase: protein MTTSIKRAWILAILFFPLYVFSDAKVPFAKEKQIAVASVEAHQKDLIEMSDQIWRFAETALRETKSSKVLADYAEQEGFKVERGIAGMPTAFVATFGEGKPIIGILGEFDALPGISQKASSQKEPLEAGAAGHGCGHNLFGAASLGAAIAIKELIEAGKLKGTVRYYGTPAEEAIGGKAYMARDGMFQDLDICLAWHPSTETASDTDSSQAIVDFAVEFKGKASHAAFDPWNGRSALDALEIFTHALNLMREHVKPTVRMHYVIQKGGDVPNVIPEYSRLWCWVRDSTRTGVEPLLERVRKIAEGAALAAGVESKFTVQSGSYEMLVNFTGQKTLFNNLQWLGPLKFTEEEQQFARAIQKATGVPEKGLTSDVKAFNDQPRDPQGGSTDVGDVSWITPTVHLSVTTAPAEAPWHAWPVVACGGMSIGHKGLVYAAKALAATAVDFYLDPTQREKVRKEFAEQTKGTTYKGYVPDGPPPVPEDAK, encoded by the coding sequence ATGACAACTTCTATCAAACGAGCCTGGATTTTAGCGATTCTATTTTTTCCTTTGTATGTATTCTCAGATGCAAAGGTTCCATTCGCAAAGGAGAAGCAGATTGCTGTTGCTTCCGTAGAAGCCCATCAGAAGGATTTGATTGAAATGAGCGATCAGATCTGGCGTTTTGCGGAAACCGCTCTGCGTGAAACGAAATCCTCGAAAGTCCTTGCGGATTACGCCGAACAGGAAGGATTCAAAGTCGAAAGAGGTATTGCAGGAATGCCAACAGCGTTTGTTGCAACATTTGGCGAAGGCAAGCCAATTATCGGTATCCTGGGAGAGTTCGATGCCCTGCCCGGGATTTCGCAAAAAGCATCATCCCAAAAAGAGCCACTGGAAGCGGGGGCCGCCGGGCACGGATGCGGACACAATCTTTTCGGCGCGGCAAGTCTTGGAGCCGCAATTGCCATCAAAGAGTTGATCGAGGCAGGCAAGCTCAAAGGAACGGTCAGGTATTACGGAACGCCTGCCGAAGAAGCAATCGGCGGAAAAGCCTACATGGCGCGCGACGGCATGTTTCAGGATCTGGATATTTGTCTGGCGTGGCATCCATCGACCGAAACGGCGAGTGATACCGATAGCAGTCAGGCGATTGTAGATTTTGCAGTTGAATTCAAAGGCAAAGCTTCGCACGCAGCTTTCGATCCATGGAACGGACGCAGCGCGCTCGATGCTCTTGAAATTTTTACGCACGCACTCAATCTCATGCGGGAACACGTCAAACCAACGGTGCGCATGCATTATGTCATCCAGAAAGGCGGTGACGTGCCAAACGTAATTCCGGAATACAGCAGGCTCTGGTGCTGGGTTCGCGATTCGACGCGGACAGGCGTCGAACCCCTGCTAGAACGTGTGCGTAAAATCGCTGAAGGAGCGGCGCTAGCCGCTGGTGTCGAATCAAAATTCACGGTTCAAAGCGGATCCTATGAAATGCTCGTGAATTTCACAGGCCAGAAAACTTTATTCAATAATTTGCAATGGCTCGGACCGCTAAAATTCACCGAAGAAGAGCAACAATTTGCTCGCGCGATTCAAAAAGCAACGGGAGTTCCTGAAAAGGGTTTAACTTCAGATGTCAAAGCATTCAACGATCAACCTCGCGATCCACAAGGCGGTTCCACAGATGTTGGCGATGTCAGCTGGATCACACCGACGGTTCATCTTTCCGTTACCACAGCGCCCGCCGAAGCTCCCTGGCACGCATGGCCCGTTGTTGCCTGTGGCGGGATGTCCATCGGACACAAAGGACTGGTTTACGCAGCAAAAGCTCTCGCTGCAACCGCGGTGGATTTTTACCTGGATCCTACACAAAGGGAAAAAGTGCGGAAAGAATTCGCCGAACAAACAAAGGGCACAACTTATAAAGGATACGTTCCTGATGGTCCACCGCCGGTTCCGGAGGATGCAAAATGA